From the genome of Rhizobium sp. ZPR4:
GCAGTGAACTCGTCAACCTCGGCGTCGAGACGACGATTGCGGATCTCGGAGCGCCGAAATGAGCGATGACCTGATCCTCGGCATCGATGGCGGCGGCAGCAAGGTGCTGGTCGCGCTTGCGGACAGAGCCGGCAACGTGCTGCTTATGTCGCGTAGCGGCGGCGTCAATCCGATGGACAACCCGAACTGGCGTCGCGAACTGGATCTTGCCCTGGGTTCCTTCCTGGAACGAGAGCAACCGGCGGCCGTCGCCGCCGCGCTGCCGGCCTATGGCGAGGTAGCGCGCCTGTCGGAACAGCAGCGCGAGGCGATCGAGGCCAGCTTCCCCAAGGCGAAACGGCATATTCTCAACGATGTCGATGCAGCTCATCTCGGCGCCTTTGCCGGAAAGCCCGGCATTCTCATCCTGTCGGGCACCGGCTCCATGGCCTGGGCGCGCAACGGCGCCGGCGTATCGGCGCGCGTGGGCGGCTGGGGCGACGTCATAGGCGACGAGGGCAGCAGCTATTGGATCGGGCGGGCCGCTCTCAGCCTCGTTAGCCAGAGTCTCGACGGGCGTGCAGGCCCGACCGCGCTGGCAAAGGCCATGTTCGAATTCCTGGGCCTCGACAGCATCGATCCGGTCAACGCGCTGGGAGGATGGGTGAGCGAACTCGAAAACCCCCGCGCCGATATCGCTGCCCTCTCGGTTCTCGTCGATCGCGTTGCCCGCGCTGGCGACGGAGCGGCAAAGCAGCTGATCGGCCAGGCGGCGTCCGAGCTCGCAAAGCATGTCGAAGCCATCGCGCCGCATTGCGAGGCGGCGGCCGACTGGACCTATGCCGGCGGAACATTTGCAAGCCGCGCCCTGCTTGCCGCACTCGAGCGGCGCATCGGCCGTCCGGCCGTGAGCCCGAAGCTTCCTCCCATCGGCGGCGCTCTTTTGGCGGCCGCCCGCCTTCTCGACTGGCCGGTGAATGACGGCTGGATCACGCAAATCGCCGCAACGGCAAAGACCGCAGCGGTGCATTCAGGTGAAGCAGACCTCAATAACAAGGAAAGAAGGGAACATGCGTAAATTTACTTTGCCATTCGTCGCTCTGGCGGCGCTCGTTGCCGCCGTTCCGGCTCTCGCTCAGGATGCGAAACCGCTTGCCGGCCAATCGATCACGGTGCTGATGCCTTCGCCGCAGGCGCCGAACATTCCCGGCGATTTCGAAGCCGAGACCGGCATCCACGTCAACATGCAGACCCTTTCGTGGGACGATATCCGCCCGAAGCTCGTCACCTCGCTGATTGCCGGCACCGCACCGGCCGATGTCACCGAATTCGACTGGTCGTGGACCGGCCAGTTCAGCGCCGCCGACTGGTATCTGCCGCTCAATGATGTGATCGATGCGGATGCCGTCAAGGATATCGGCGTTTCCAAGATCTTCACGGTCAACGGCAACCTGCTCGGCGTGCCCTATACCAACGACTTCCGCGTCATGCTCATCAACAAGAAGCATTTTGCCGATGCGGGTATCACCAAGATGCCGAAGACGCTCGACGAGCTGGCCGCTGCGGCCAAGCAGATCAAGGAAAAGAAGATCGCGACCTATCCGATCGGCCTGCCGCTTTCGGCGACCGAAGGTGCGTCGACGAGCTGGTATCTCCTGACGAAGGCCTTCGGCGGTGAACTGTTCGATAAGGATTTCAAGCCGCTCTTCGTCTCGAAGGATTCCGCCGGCTACAAGGCGCTCGCCTTCGAATTGATGCTACTGAAGGAAGGTCTGGTCGATCCGGCTTCCACCGGTCTCAAGGACAGCCAGATCAATGAGAGCATGTTCGCCCAGGGCGTGACCAGCATCATGATTTCGGGCGAGCCGGGCAGGATCGGTCAGATGAACGATCC
Proteins encoded in this window:
- a CDS encoding BadF/BadG/BcrA/BcrD ATPase family protein, which produces MSDDLILGIDGGGSKVLVALADRAGNVLLMSRSGGVNPMDNPNWRRELDLALGSFLEREQPAAVAAALPAYGEVARLSEQQREAIEASFPKAKRHILNDVDAAHLGAFAGKPGILILSGTGSMAWARNGAGVSARVGGWGDVIGDEGSSYWIGRAALSLVSQSLDGRAGPTALAKAMFEFLGLDSIDPVNALGGWVSELENPRADIAALSVLVDRVARAGDGAAKQLIGQAASELAKHVEAIAPHCEAAADWTYAGGTFASRALLAALERRIGRPAVSPKLPPIGGALLAAARLLDWPVNDGWITQIAATAKTAAVHSGEADLNNKERREHA
- a CDS encoding sugar ABC transporter substrate-binding protein, which produces MRKFTLPFVALAALVAAVPALAQDAKPLAGQSITVLMPSPQAPNIPGDFEAETGIHVNMQTLSWDDIRPKLVTSLIAGTAPADVTEFDWSWTGQFSAADWYLPLNDVIDADAVKDIGVSKIFTVNGNLLGVPYTNDFRVMLINKKHFADAGITKMPKTLDELAAAAKQIKEKKIATYPIGLPLSATEGASTSWYLLTKAFGGELFDKDFKPLFVSKDSAGYKALAFELMLLKEGLVDPASTGLKDSQINESMFAQGVTSIMISGEPGRIGQMNDPKQSKVAGQVEAILVPTASGETRSFGLPEALAIPRVSQNKEAAIAFVKWFTSKEFQKKNAANGALPTRTSALSELNSAGQLLSGDTLVAQSKTVEPLFPQGTPPWYPEFSSAVNTAINSAAKGQVTVDQAMQNIAEAAKQASAQ